From Arachis stenosperma cultivar V10309 chromosome 2, arast.V10309.gnm1.PFL2, whole genome shotgun sequence, one genomic window encodes:
- the LOC130960315 gene encoding uncharacterized protein LOC130960315, with protein sequence MALVCGSASVTFPSSSFPRHSHRNTSSSLVGLQFPLHKLVSLSLSPSSSSSNTNARILRIHSQQQDSSLVPPEQDPRFLCVEPEPRFKGPDIWNKTWYPKAADHVNTEKTWYVVDATDKVLGRLASTIAIHIRGKNLETYTPSVDMGAFVIVVNAEKVAVSGRKRTQKLYRRHSGRPGGMKVETFAQLQNRIPERIIEHAVRGMLPKGRLGRRLFTHLKVYEGPDHPHAAQKPIELPIQDKRIYLQR encoded by the exons ATGGCTCTGGTGTGTGGTTCCGCGTCGGTGACGTTCCCTTCATCTTCTTTCCCACGTCACAGCCACAGGAATACCTCTTCCTCATTGGTTGGGTTACAATTTCCATTGCACAAGCTGGTATCCTTATCATtatctccctcttcttcttcttccaacaCCAATGCAAGGATCCTCCGTATCCATTCTCAGCAGCAAGATTCTTCCCTCGTTCCTCCAGAACAAGATCCACGCTTCCTCTGCGTCGAACCCGAACCCCGATTCAAAGGCCCG GACATTTGGAACAAGACCTGGTATCCAAAAGCTGCCGATCATGTTAATACGGAGAAAACATGGTATGTTGTTGATGCTACAGACAAAGTTCTTGGCAGACTGGCATCAACGATTGCTATTCATATCCGAGGGAAAAATCTAGAAACCTATACTCCCAGCGTGGACATGGGTGCATTTGTAATTGTG GTGAATGCTGAAAAGGTTGCTGTATCTGGGAGAAAGAGAACCCAAAAGCTTTACAGGAGGCACTCTGGTAGACCTGGTGGTATGAAAGTAGAGACATTTGCTCAGCTGCAGAACAGAATTCCTGAAAGAATTATCGAACATGCTGTTCGTGGCATGCTTCCGAAGGGGAGG CTTGGGAGGAGGCTATTCACCCACCTGAAGGTTTATGAGGGTCCAGATCATCCTCATGCTGCACAGAAGCCCATCGAACTGCCAATTCAGGATAAGAGAATATATTTACagagataa
- the LOC130961880 gene encoding 2-alkenal reductase (NADP(+)-dependent)-like: protein MAEVVRNKRVVLRNYVTGFPKESDMEILEGTITLKVPEGSKEVLLKNLYLSCDPFMRNLMNKPQGTETSSGLTYTSGSAIGGFGVSKVIDSGSPDYKYGDLVWGLTKWEEYSLVPSSQIISKIQHTDGVPLSYYTGILGMPGVTAYAGLFEVGSLQKGERVFVSAASGAVGQLVGQFAKLTDCYVVGSAGSKDKVDLLKNKFGFDEGFNYKEEPDLNAALKRYFPEGIDVYFENVGGKTLDAVLLNMRVQGRIPACGMISQYNLTQPEGVTNLANIVYKKIRMQGFHFFDYVNLYPKFLEFVLSHLKEGKIVYVEDIAEGLENGPAALVGLFSGRNFGKQVLLVAPE from the exons ATGGCTGAAGTAGTGAGGAACAAGAGGGTTGTTCTGAGGAACTATGTCACTGGTTTCCCCAAAGAATCAGACATGGAAATTCTGGAAGGAACCATAACTTTGAAGGTTCCAGAAGGTTCCAAGGAGGTGCTGCTCAAGAACCTCTACTTGTCATGTGATCCTTTCATGAGGAATCTCATGAACAAGCCCCAAGGCACCGAGACCAGCAGTGGCCTTACCTATACTTCTGGATCT GCAATAGGTGGGTTTGGTGTGTCCAAGGTGATAGATTCTGGAAGCCCAGATTATAAATATGGGGATTTAGTATGGGGGCTTACTAAATGGGAGGAGTACAGCTTGGTCCCTTCATCTCAAATAATTTCCAAAATTCAGCACACTGATGGTGTTCCACTTTCTTACTATACTGGAATTCTTG GCATGCCAGGAGTGACTGCTTATGCAGGTCTCTTTGAAGTAGGCTCTCTCCAAAAAGGGGAGAGAGTTTTCGTTTCGGCTGCTTCCGGCGCAGTCGGCCAACTTGTCGGACAATTCGCTAAACTTACAGATTGTTATGTTGTGGGAAGTGCTGGAAGTAAAGACAAG GTGGATCTGTTAAAGAATAAATTTGGATTTGATGAAGGTTTTAACTATAAAGAAGAGCCTGACCTCAATGCAGCTTTGAAGAG GTATTTTCCGGAAGGCATTGATGTTTACTTTGAGAATGTGGGAGGAAAGACGCTTGATGCGGTGCTCCTCAACATGAGAGTCCAGGGTCGCATACCGGCTTGTGGAATGATATCGCAGTATAATCTAACTCAACCGGAAGGTGTAACGAATTTGGCTAACATTGTATATAAGAAGATTCGTATGCAGGGTTTTCATTTCTTCGATTATGTTAACCTGTATCCAAAATTCTTGGAGTTTGTCCTCTCTCATCTCAAAGAAGGGAAGATTGTTTATGTGGAAGACATAGCTGAAGGTCTTGAGAACGGCCCTGCAGCCTTGGTTGGCCTTTTTAGCGGTCGCAATTTCGGAAAACAAGTGCTTCTTGTTGCTCCTGAATAA